From one Sphaeramia orbicularis chromosome 9, fSphaOr1.1, whole genome shotgun sequence genomic stretch:
- the p2rx4b gene encoding P2X purinoceptor 4b, giving the protein MSRSAGCCQKTLHYVFDYETTKTLVIPNIGVGCIFRFTQLLVLLYVVGYVCVVQKAYQDTDSVISSVTTKVKGFAYTNTSDMDPRFWDGADYIIPPQGDHSFFVLTNMVVTPKQTQSRCPELPNPSTTCVDDCDCIEGRTDTRGNGIQTGLCVNYSQTVQTCEVLAWCPLEIDTQIPEPAMLAAAENFTVLIKNSVTFPKFNVHRRNILPHINSSYLKRCEFNRKTDPDCPIFRLKHILSEAGEDFQDMAVKGGVLGIIIDWSCDLDWWARKCVPKYSFRRLDNKHPVNNVAPGYNFRFAKYYKTPDGEETRTLIKAYGIRFDVIVFGTAGKFGIVPTIVNLGAALAFLSLLPAVSDWFMLTCLSKKHYYSQHKVTYLSEDTEAESISMATSYGTR; this is encoded by the exons ATGAGCAGGTCTGCAGGCTGCTGTCAGAAAACTTTGCACTATGTGTTTGATTATGAAACTACAAAAACACTGGTTATTCCCAACATTGGAGTCGGATGCATCTTCAGGTTCACTCAGCTTCTGGTGCTTCTGTATGTGGTCGG gtatgtgtgtgtggtgcagaAGGCCTACCAGGACACAGACTCTGTTATCAGTTCTGTCACCACCAAAGTGAAAGGATTCGCTTACACTAACACATCTGACATGGATCCACGTTTCTGGGATGGAGCCGATTACATTATTCCCCCTCAG GGAGATCATTCATTCTTTGTACTTACGAATATGGTTGTGACGCCCAAACAAACTCAGTCACGTTGTCCTGAG CTTCCAAATCCATCTACTACTTGTGTGGACGACTGTGACTGTATTGAAGGACGGACTGATACACGAGGAAACG GTATCCAGACTGGACTGTGTGTGAACTATTCCCAGACCGTCCAGACCTGTGAGGTTCTCGCATGGTGTCCTCTTGAAATCGACACCCAGATACCTGA ACCTGCGATGTTGGCTGCAGCAGAGAACTTCACTGTGTTGATCAAAAACAGTGTGACATTCCCTAAGTTCAACGTTCACAG GAGAAACATCCTGCCTCATATAAACTCCTCATATCTGAAAAGGTGTGAGTTTAATCGTAAAACGGACCCCGACTGCCCCATATTCCGCCTCAAGCACATCCTGTCAGAGGCAGGAGAAGACTTTCAAGACATGGCTGTGAAG GGGGGTGTTCTGGGTATTATCATCGACTGGAGCTGTGACCTGGACTGGTGGGCCAGGAAGTGTGTCCCCAAATACAGCTTCCGCAGACTGGACAACAAGCATCCTGTTAATAACGTGGCTCCTGGATACAACTTCAG ATTTGCCAAATACTACAAGACCCCGGATGGAGAGGAAACCAGAACGCTGATCAAAGCCTACGGCATCCGGTTTGATGTCATTGTTTTTGGAACA GCAGGTAAATTTGGGATTGTTCCAACTATCGTAAACCTGGGAGCTGCATTGGCTTTCCTCAGTTTG CTGCCTGCCGTTTCTGACTGGTTTATGTTGACATGTCTGAGTAAAAAACATTATTACAGTCAACACAAAGTCACATATCTGAGTGAGGACACTGAAGCTGAATCT ATATCGATGGCTACCAGTTATGGAACACGGTGA
- the zbtb26 gene encoding zinc finger and BTB domain-containing protein 26 codes for MAQNQVILQFRFATFGDSMLQKMNLLRHQRRFCDVTVRINQLEVPGHKVVFAAGSSFLRDQFILQQDSREVQISMIQEAEVGRQLLLSCYTGQLEFPELELVHYLTVASFLQMGHIVEQCTQALSKFIKPQAARQLTVDVEMRRDKRDEGSSSQALREQQHSQVRTNHQEEALVQQVEEDIDDNNGDDDDDQDDDDDDDDDDDVIIQPKTPPQIVERHPRQNMEENDITIVKVESVSEVEENPISGQFSTSPPAALHSPEPQHSLINSTVDSRGSEMAAPPGSMSGYPLSPPPPSPPAEKHIVHQRSYDKPLQWYHQCPKCARVFRQLENYANHLKMHKLFMCLLCGKTFTQKGNLHRHMRVHAGIKPFQCKICGKTFTQKCSLLDHLNLHSGDKPHRCNYCDMVFAHKPVLRKHLKQIHGKNSFDNANEGSLHDGGLEFEFGRI; via the exons ATGGCTCAGAACCAGGTGATCCTGCAGTTCCGCTTTGCCACTTTTGGAGACTCGATGCTGCAGAAAATGAACCTTCTGCGTCATCAGAGACGTTTTTGTGACGTCACTGTGCGCATAAACCAGCTGGAGGTCCCTGGCCACAAGGTGGTGTTTGCTGCTGGTTCATCCTTCTTGAGGGACCAGTTCATCCTCCAGCAGGACTCGAGGGAAGTCCAGATCTCTATGATCCAGGAGGCAGAGGTGGGCAGGCAGTTGTTGCTATCCTGCTATACGGGACAGCTTGAGTTCCCTGAGCTAGAGCTCGTCCATTATCTGACAGTGGCCAGCTTTCTTCAAATGGGCCACATTGTAGAGCAGTGCACTCAAGCACTTAGCAAGTTCATCAAACCTCAGGCTGCTCGACAGCTGACAGTGGATGTGGAAATGAGACGAGACAAGAGGGACGAGGGGTCGTCGTCTCAGGCCTTGAGAGAACAGCAGCACTCCCAGGTCCGGACCAACCATCAAGAGGAGGCCCTGGTCCAACAG GTTGAGGAGGACATTGATGACAACAATGGCGATGATGACGATGaccaagatgatgatgatgatgatgatgatgacgatgatgtcATCATACAGCCCAAGACCCCTCCCCAAATCGTGGAGAGACACCCCAGACAAAACATGGAGGAGAATGACATCACAATAGTGAAGGTGGAGTCTGTGTCTGAGGTGGAGGAAAACCCCATCTCCGGTCAGTTCTCCACCAGCCCCCCTGCAGCCCTCCACTCCCCTGAGCCCCAGCACTCGCTCATCAACTCCACCGTGGACAGTCGGGGCAGTGAGATGGCCGCGCCGCCTGGGAGCATGTCCGGATACCCGCTCAGTCCACCGCCCCCCTCCCCTCCTGCTGAGAAACACATCGTGCACCAGAGGAGCTACGATAAGCCCCTGCAGTGGTACCACCAGTGTCCGAAATGTGCCCGAGTCTTTCGCCAACTGGAGAACTATGCCAACCACCTCAAGATGCATAAGCTGTTCATGTGCCTCCTGTGCGGCAAGACTTTTACACAGAAAGGCAACCTGCACCGACACATGCGGGTCCACGCTGGCATCAAGCCCTTCCAGTGTAAAATCTGTGGAAAAACCTTCACCCAAAAGTGTTCTTTGCTGGACCACCTAAACCTGCACAGTGGGGATAAACCCCACCGCTGTAACTACTGTGACATGGTATTTGCCCACAAGCCCGTTCTCCGCAAGCACCTCAAACAGATCCACGGGAAGAACAGCTTTGACAATGCAAATGAAGGCAGCCTGCATGACGGGGGGCTGGAGTTTGAGTTTGGCCGAATATGA